In Anopheles gambiae chromosome 2, idAnoGambNW_F1_1, whole genome shotgun sequence, a single window of DNA contains:
- the LOC1281883 gene encoding zinc finger protein 135 codes for MCTKSLSCILCGQPNFPSIDALRVSLLKVTARPLKCPICGDELLGLDKLTIHLFGHSLLEDQQAERTPATEQATNDGTGSSQSSTTTFASSSFKTLRKVRKKAAHETEVKHRNGGDSGRAAGGKMSPALENSQAAAGCSTNANHCSECDVVFRNSALLKMHREVFHDSSNIAPVTPTRDGVFDKRFHCHICPKEFKMKGSLKIHMRVVHEAGSKKICLDADSATTSRAIESSSHMATNASGVGNSGECTPANGPTMVPMQMLFQSQLSPATAEANSVPASSETHIIQIIDPRQLAQVVYLPPNSDTQQISLPSTAGVAQQARDSFSLPSSPQQPHQQQQHGQQGHDNAKQWECEVCRKSFTTKYFLKKHNRLHTGEMPYTCGICHKSFTFQQSYHKHLLYHSDEKPHVCSVCNRAFKELSTLHNHQRIHSGEKPFACETCGKCFRQRVSYLVHRRIHTGLMPYKCSGCEKSFRYKVSQRTHKCPASPPGTVVRKTGDLLQKLLQSSSIIPEGSVSDTMQPKEPTFMEGSLCNIAAEPNEEEDKQTTADYVNRTLDELVKGTYDKLDISSASSPSLLYDAQLQPQPTLYGDAGMANQLRSLSDQTEPPQSSSAGSETNFPRIESLCLLSPSAFDGGQLEDLEGLKLDNAW; via the exons ATGTGCACCAAAAGTTTGTCGTGCATCCTGTGCGGACAGCCCAATTTTCCCAGCATCGATGCATTGCGCGTTAGTTTGCTGAAAGTGACGGCCCGTCCCTTGAAGTGTCCGATCTGTGGTGACGAGCTGCTCGGTTTGGACAAGCTGACGATCCACCTGTTCGGCCATTCGTTGCTCGAGGACCAGCAGGCGGAGCGCACACCAGCGACGGAGCAGGCGACGAACGATGGCACCGGCAGCAGTCagtccagcaccaccacctttGCCTCGAGCTCGTTCAAAACGTTGCGCAAAGTTCGTAAAAAGGCAGCGCACGAAACGGAAGTGAAGCACCGGAACGGCGGTGACAGCGGTCGAGCGGCGGGTGGCAAAATGTCGCCCGCGCTTGAAAATAgccaagctgctgctggttgttcCACGAACGCGAACCACTGTTCCGAGTGTGACGTGGTGTTTCGTAACTCGGCCCTGCTCAAGATGCATCGGGAGGTGTTCCACGACAGCAGCAACATTGCCCCGGTGACACCGACCCGGGACGGTGTGTTCGATAAACGATTCCACTGCCACATCTGCCCGAAGGAGTTCAAGATGAAGGGTTCGCTGAAGATACACATGCGAGTGGTACACGAGGCTGGTTCGAAGAAGATTTGCTTGGACGCTGACAGTGCAACTACCTCGCGTGCGATCGAATCTAGTAGCCACATGGCAACGAACGCGTCGGGTGTGGGCAACAGTGGTGAATGTACCCCCGCAAATGGACCCACTATGGTGCCCATGCAAATGCTCTTCCAGTCGCAACTGTCTCCCGCAACGGCCGAAGCAAACTCCGTGCCAGCGTCTTCCGAAACGCACATTATACAAATCATTGATCCTCGGCAACTCGCACAGGTGGTGTATCTGCCACCGAACTCCGACACCCAGCAGATTAGTCTTCCTTCGACCGCTGGAGTAGCGCAGCAAGCCAGGGATAGCTTTTCACTGCCCTCGTCTCCACAGCAAccgcaccagcaacagcagcacggaCAGCAAGGACACGACAATGCAAAGCAATGGGAATGCGAGGTGTGCCGCAAATCCTTCACGACCAAGTATTTCCTCAAGAAACACAACCGACTTCATACGG GTGAGATGCCTTATACCTGTGGAATCTGCCACAAATCGTTCACGTTTCAGCAGTCCTACCACAAGCATCTGCTTTACCACAGCGACGAGAAGCCGCACGTGTGTTCGGTTTGCAACCGTGCGTTCAAAGAGCTGTCCACGCTGCACAACCACCAGCGGATACATTCTGGCGAAAAGCCGTTTGCCTGCGAAACGTGTG GGAAGTGTTTCCGGCAGCGCGTGTCCTATCTGGTTCACCGGCGGATACACACCGGACTAATGCCGTACAAATGTTCCGGTTGTGAGAAAAGTTTTCGCTACAAAGTGTCCCAACGTACCCACAAGTGTCCAGCGAGTCCACCCGGGACGGTGGTACGGAAAACGGGTGATCTGTTACAGAAGCTACTGCAGTCTTCCTCAATCATCCCGGAAGGATCCGTTTCTGATACAATGCAGCCAAAGGAACCAACGTTCATGGAGGGATCGCTTTGCAACATCGCTGCCGAGCCCAACGAGGAGGAGGACAAACAAACGACGGCAGACTACGTGAACCGTACGCTGGACGAGCTGGTAAAGGGGACGTACGATAAGCTGGATATCAGTAGCGCATCCTCGCCTTCCTTGCTGTACGATGCGCAGTTGCAACCGCAGCCCACACTGTACGGTGACGCTGGTATGGCTAATCAGCTGCGGTCACTATCGGACCAAACGGAACCACCGCAGTCCTCCTCTGCTGGCAGTGAGACGAACTTCCCTCGCATCGAAAGCCTGTGTCTGCTTTCGCCGAGCGCCTTCGATGGTGGTCAACTGGAAGATTTGGAAGGGCTTAAGCTTGATAATGCATGGTGA
- the LOC1281885 gene encoding uncharacterized protein LOC1281885: MFSKVLNYPAASSTTNAHARFVAASSTAVSSSASTSSSSFNYDNLRLDDILCAVCQSVLIEPVFLPCQHLFCRSCIRETIETNKLCCPCCRKRFGTWYRNASRANELVHEQLWRAIQSQFREHLDEDNPSAGSSKRSATHQTKPLYTAPPPSTVHLANPGEIGKEYKDELKRYQKEIFEEKAKELTASEQYIINLYKQEGIIDLADNSSHVSVSSATTPDLHDGVGGGKCSTVDHAPAGCGSVAGPSTVRRQIQPNQLTTLNGTKPSGTVNHNSPSSGSVISISSTSSAASGVTASSCATSSASGRYSLIKSVAQKVGRSAEIVKQKVQDTILHRLTAGKLQQHQRSLNAIDLNKSELCVKPTAVHKLERRGVEGDDAEGGDDSDSLKSEQNHFIPIVQSMPKSSFSCNTFRRVPTVRPVPSPAKYESSPQKSPYQPLKHNRSSSAFKVVKLQLLSPPPVPFAEPGEQSSVVDSIKKEVVPLNTPRARGRPRRIKFTPTRTQKTPPKPDAGASGSNGRTKRTAASRPSTIKDIIVSDQQRREQQIEMERRDFEYAQKLQQKLNRACGVMQEIQRQPGTVARSTVYSLRRRGSNYGIAEQACDTRGGSTKSNNAVLNNSADNNTPSSSSTKKPPASGQATQRKRKATSSSVENDVPSSVSPPKRVAPQMKTRRQTRQVRTNIGGNDTSSGELQQDGSEEPQPTVPVRKSTRNKTR; this comes from the exons ATGTTTTCAAAAGTCCTCAACTATCCCGCGGCCAGCAGCACAACGAACGCTCACGCACGCTTTGTGGCCGCTTCGTCGACCGCCGTATCGTCCAGCGCAAGCACCAGTTCCTCCTCGTTCAACTATGACAACCTGCGGCTGGACGATATCCTGTGTGCCGTCTGCCAGTCGGTGCTGATCGAACCGGTATTTCTGCCCTGCCAGCATCTCTTCTGCCGCAGCTGCATCCGGGAGACGATCGAAACGAACAAACTGTGCTGTCCGTGCTGCCGGAAACGGTTCGGCACATGGTATCGCAATGCTTCCCGTGCCAACGAACTCGTGCACGAACAGCTTTGGCGTGCGATCCAAAGCCAGTTCCGTGAGCACTTGGACGAAGATAACCCGTCAGCAGGCTCGTCGAAACGCTCGGCGACGCATCAGACCAAACCATTATACACAGCCC CACCACCATCCACCGTTCATCTGGCCAATCCGGGAGAAATCGGAAAGGAGTACAAAGACGAGCTGAAGCGATACCAGAAGGAAATTTTCGAAGAAAAGGCAAAAGAGCTGACCGCTTCGGAGCAGTATATAATCAATCTGTACAAACAGGAAGGCATAATTGATCTGGCCGATAACAGCAGCCACGTTTCCGTATCGTCCGCGACCACTCCCGATCTGCATGACGGTGTTGGAGGTGGAAAATGCTCCACCGTGGATCACGCACCGGCCGGTTGCGGTTCGGTGGCGGGTCCATCGACGGTACGCAGGCAGATTCAGCCCAACCAGCTTACGACACTTAACGGAACCAAGCCATCCGGTACAGTAAATCACAACTCACCGTCAAGTGGAAG tgtaatttcaatttcctCCACTTCGTCCGCCGCGTCCGGTGTGACCGCTTCATCGTGCGCCACCTCGTCCGCCTCGGGACGCTACAGTTTGATCAAATCGGTCGCCCAGAAGGTGGGCCGGTCGGCAGAGATCGTGaagcaaaaagtgcaagaCACAATCCTGCATCGGCTAACGGCAGGAAAGCTGCAACAGCACCAACGTTCGCTCAACGCAATCGATCTGAACAAAAGCGAGCTGTGCGTCAAACCGACGGCAGTCCACAAGCTGGAGCGTCGCGGCGTGGAAGGGGACGACGCTGAGGGAGGAGACGATTCGGACAGCTTGAAATCGGAACAGAACCACTTCATACCGATCGTGCAGTCGATGCCGAAAAGCAG CTTCTCGTGCAATACCTTTCGGCGTGTGCCAACCGTCCGACCTGTTCCATCGCCGGCCAAGTACGAATCGTCCCCGCAGAAGAGTCCCTACCAGCCGCTCAAGCACAACAGATCGTCGTCAGCATTTAAGGTTGTGAAACTACAGCTTCTGTCCCCCCCGCCGGTCCCGTTCGCCGAGCCCGGTGAACAGTCGTCGGTTGTTGATTCGATAAAGAAGGAAGTCGTCCCGCTCAACACGCCACGAGCCCGGGGACGTCCGCGTCGAATCAAGTTTACACCCACCAGAACGCAGAAAACGCCGCCAAAACCGGACGCAGGAGCGTCCGGCAGCAACGGTCGCACCAAGCGAACCGCGGCGAGTCGTCCGTCCACCATAAAGGACATTATCGTGAGCGATCAGCAGCGCCGCGAGCAGCAGATCGAGATGGAGCGACGCGACTTCGAGTATGCGCAGAAACTGCAGCAAAAGCTGAACCGTGCGTGTGGGGTAATGCAGGAGATCCAGCGACAGCCCGGAACCGTGGCGAGAAGCACCGTCTATTCGTTGCGCCGCAGGGGATCAAACTACGGCATCGCGGAGCAAGCGTGCGACACACGTGGCGGTAGCACCAAAAGCAACAATGCCGTGTTAAACAACTCGGCCGATAATAATACTCCCAGCTCGAGCAGCACAAAGAAACCGCCGGCGTCGGGTCAGGCAACGCAGCGCAAACGTAAGGCCACCAGTAGCAGTGTGGAGAATGACGTTCCTTCCAGCGTTTCGCCTCCCAAGCGAGTGGCGCCACAAATGAAAACGCGCCGGCAGACGAGACAGGTTCGAACGAACATTGGCGGCAACGATACCAGTTCGGGTGAGTTGCAGCAAGACGGTTCGGAAGAACCGCAACCGACTGTTCCGGTGCGTAAATCAACGCGCAACAAGACTCGCTAG
- the LOC1281884 gene encoding coiled-coil domain-containing protein 39: protein MVDTQPYIIRVMEEMGLAEGGFIPIANEENKQLLEQINRLSAGRTDSAGKVQLSDQRLGNLKVHLKNAQVEFEQNSKLIGVDKGQITTEHGLLKVSQNDRSFYRQQLSDAKKEHSELEKHDERAQGDMKKLTGNVEKYTERIKWAKGALAEWKQVMGDGDKTNKLILKYCKQDASKAESLEAKRKQLENKIATRRAVLVTLYEEYKSLEQVLERTSQLFRQAHYERRHMVQTWKEAVKHMNQREGAIKSVEGEIDSAHEVTEMLQGDLQAQVEFLEQQQRNNQEIELRIADLNVEVSKLRNRLTALNDSVQLKTNEYQITRKAVQNLSNKLATMRSRNCHSLVEGNEKEQQIHSNLSELELLRDKLDNFRSKSLCAQDRLRQLNEIVESEEKQIRAMENETERLSTALFRAQQQLFAMREEDKLLKVEVHSTESGMAKIQAALKNMKKEIVRQLEISYTVDYNMEKVQERIANMKGAGNTQEEANRAHAKLTHAQNILMMKRQNLEVLLAQTVKIQQDYRQSSLVYQQDAAEIERMTGKWKEKTLLVEGGEKKVRQCKAENQERLVEKSLLKMRIKQMERQLDSQSDKMYTLERHRMELEAAINKRMVDITAQKDMLQLKRKYLAEERAQLRADISERSLKIEQLRNRYDLSLDLLGKNEDGTIVTATQIKIQTAQEKYMLLREGSELNVKILKAEEDLKALENTLKVMNYANDKYKRGFQKVEDENPDMIAMENIQADYCKAVAALKSVRSDLASNTENLHDLNECREQNDKALEQAQKVRLDSNDVLLRIQKELLDQRTKIQRAERELKLAIKAAKAKTNDDDLMLIFQKDLNLKELEERNSNALQHLADLVEQNTELAASVSKHCYERGLRLPLIKRTKSQISWRSENSHGTEYSGRVDTISSKQASRLSICTTTSSRNTDSSEDIAKSFDNRMSAGLSVILIDFPGSKAAGGKSTKK, encoded by the exons ATGGTTGACACACAACCGTACATAATCCGCGTTATGGAGGAGATGGGTTTGGCCGAGGGTGGCTTCATACCGATTGCAAATGAGGAGAACAAGCAGCTGCTCGAGCAGATCAATCGTCTGTCCGCGGGCAGGACGGACTCAGCGGGCAAGGTGCAGCTTAGTGACCAGCGGTTGGGCAATCTGAAGGTGCATCTGAAGAATGCCCAGGTGGAGTTTGAGCAAAACTCCAAGCTGATCGGTGTGGACAAAGGGCAAATCACGACCGAGCACGGACTGCTGAAGGTGTCGCAAAACGATCGCTCCTTTTACCGCCAGCAACTGTCCGATGCGAAGAAAGAGCACTCGGAGTTGGAGAAGCACGATGAGCGAGCTCAGG GAGACATGAAAAAATTGACCGGCAATGTTGAGAAGTACACCGAGCGCATAAAGTGGGCAAAAGGAGCATTGGCCGAATGGAAGCAGGTGATGGGCGATGGCGACAAAACGAACAAGCTGATCCTGAAGTACTGCAAGCAAGATGCCAGCAAGGCCGAATCGCTGGAAGCGAAAAGAAAGCAGCTGGAAAACAAAATTGCCACCCGGCGGGCCGTGCTGGTGACGCTGTACGAGGAGTACAAATCCTTGGAGCAGGTTCTCGAGCGAACGTCGCAGCTTTTCCGTCAGGCGCACTACGAGCGCCGCCACATGGTGCAGACGTGGAAGGAGGCGGTGAAGCATATGAACCAACGCGAGGGTGCCATCAAATCGGTGGAGGGCGAAATCGACAGCGCCCACGAGGTGACGGAGATGCTGCAGGGCGATCTGCAGGCGCAGGTCGAGTttctcgagcagcagcaacgcaaCAACCAGGAGATTGAGCTCCGCATTGCCGATCTTAATGTGGAGGTGTCGAAGCTGAGGAACAGACTGACGGCGCTGAACGACAGTGTGCAGCTGAAGACGAACGAGTATCAAATAACGCGCAAAGCGGTGCAGAACCTCTCGAACAAGCTGGCCACGATGCGGAGCCGGAACTGCCACTCGCTAGTCGAGGGCAATGAGAAGGAGCAACAGATCCACTCTAATCTCAGCGAGCTCGAGCTGCTGCGCGACAAGCTTGATAACTTCCGCAGCAAGAGCCTGTGCGCACAGGACCGGCTGCGGCAGTTGAACGAAATTGTGGAGTCGGAGGAAAAGCAGATCCGCGCGATGGAGAACGAAACGGAGCGTCTGTCCACCGCACTGTTCCgcgcccagcagcagctgttcgCGATGCGGGAGGAGGACAAGCTGCTCAAGGTGGAGGTACACTCCACCGAGTCGGGGATGGCCAAAATCCAGGCTGCACTTAAAAACATGAAGAAGGAAATTGTCCGCCAACTGGAGATATCGTACACCGTAGACTACAACATGGAGAAGGTGCAGGAAAGGATTGCCAACATGAAGGGCGCCGGCAATACCCAGGAGGAGGCCAATCGAGCCCATGCCAAGCTGACGCATGCTCAAAACATTCTGATGATGAAGCGGCAGAATCTGGAGGTGCTGCTGGCGCAAACGGTTAAGATCCAGCAGGACTACCGGCAGTCGAGCCTGGTCTATCAGCAGGATGCAGCCGAGATCGAACGGATGACGGGCAAGTGGAAGGAAAAGACACTGTTGGTGGAGGGTGGCGAGAAGAAGGTTCGCCAGTGCAAGGCCGAAAATCAGGAGCGGCTGGTTGAGAAGAGCTTGCTCAAGATGCGCATCAAGCAGATGGAGCGTCAGCTCGACAGCCAGAGCGACAAGATGTATACGCTCGAGCGGCACCGGATGGAGCTGGAGGCCGCCATCAACAAGCGCATGGTGGACATAACGGCCCAGAAGGACATGCTGCAGCTGAAGCGGAAATACCTCGCCGAGGAGCGGGCACAGCTGCGGGCGGACATATCGGAGCGTTCGCTAAAGATCGAGCAGCTTCGCAATCGGTACGACCTGTCGCTGGATCTGCTCGGTAAGAATGAGGATGGGACGATTGTGACGGCGACGCAGATAAAGATTCAAACGGCCCAGGAAAAGTACATGCTGCTGCGGGAAGGCAGTGAGCTAAACGTGAAGATCCTGAAGGCCGAGGAAGATCTGAAGGCGCTGGAGAATACGCTCAAGGTGATGAACTACGCGAACGACAAGTACAAGCGCGGATTCCAGAAGGTGGAGGACGAGAATCCGGACATGATTGCGATGGAAAACATTCAGGCCGATTACTGTAAGGCTGTGGCTGCGCTCAAGAGCGTTCGATCGGATCTGGCTTCGAACACGGAAAACTTGCACGATCTGAACGAATGTCGCGAGCAAAACGATAAAGCGCTGGAACAGGCCCAGAAGGTGCGGCTGGACAGCAACGATGTGCTGTTGCGCATTCAGAAGGAGCTGCTGGACCAGCGGACGAAGATCCAGCGCGCCGAACGAGAGCTCAAGCTGGCGATCAAGGCGGCGAAGGCAAAAACGAACGATGACGATCTGATGCTGATATTCCAGAAGGATCTCAACCTGAAGGAGCTGGAGGAGCGCAACAGTAACGCGCTGCAGCATCTGGCCGATCTGGTGGAGCAAAACACGGAGCTGGCTGCGTCGGTCAGCAAGCATTGCTACGAGCGGGGTTTGCGCTTGCCGTTGATTAAGCGCACCAAGAGTCAGATATCCTGGCGGAGTGAAAATTCCCACGGCACGGAGTACAGTGGACGCGTGGATACGATATCTTCTAAGCAAG CCTCCCGACTTTCGATCTGCACCACAACATCTTCTCGCAATACGGATTCCTCGGAGGATATCGCCAAGTCCTTCGACAATCGCATGAGCGCTGGACTGTCCGTCATTCTGATCGACTTCCCCGGCAGCAAGGCGGCCGGTGGCAAATCCACGAAGAAGTAA